The proteins below are encoded in one region of Cucurbita pepo subsp. pepo cultivar mu-cu-16 chromosome LG10, ASM280686v2, whole genome shotgun sequence:
- the LOC111803695 gene encoding myb family transcription factor EFM-like, giving the protein MEPSLDLSLDSLPKTIPQILLQLSSISDSFTKRTTLDDYVKRLEDEMRKIDAFKRELPLCTQIEHWDCEKRRRAFELFKDQSNFVKRSKKEDMAVSEVPKLTLMTTISDPFPVNVNLTVKNGRVGGRSGRAAVSGSSSPAVQINGQTKLSQQQQTIRKQRRCWSPGLHRRFIDALHRLGGSQVATPKQIKELMQVDGLTNDEVKSHLQKYRLHVRKLAPQEGSSGEGWIPGEHDGEHHSKTSGTQAGSPDGPLQGGGSGKALSITEGESMEGEEDAKSDGHSWKGRIQKHGDV; this is encoded by the exons ATGGAACCCAGCCTAGATTTGTCCTTGGACTCATTACCCAAAACCATACCCCAAATCCTTCTCCAACTCTCATCCATCTCCGATTCCTTCACTAAACGCACCACGCTCGATGATTATGTCAAGAGATTGGAAGATGAAATGAGGAAGATCGATGCCTTTAAACGGGAGCTTCCTCTCTGT ACCCAAATCGAACACTGGGATTGTGAAAAAAGACGAAGAGCATTCGAATTGTTCAAAGATCAAAGCAATTTCGTTAAAAGAtccaaaaaagaagatatgGCGGTTTCAGAAGTCCCAAAACTTACTCTAATGACAACAATCTCCGATCCTTTTCCTGTTAATGTTAATTTGACCGTCAAGAACGGCCGCGTCGGTGGACGGAGCGGTAGAGCTGCTGTTTCTGGGTCGTCTTCGCCGGCGGTGCAAATAAATGGACAGACGAAATTGTCCCAACAGCAGCAGACTATAAGGAAACAGAGACGGTGCTGGTCGCCGGGGCTCCACCGGCGTTTCATCGACGCACTGCATCGACTCGGCGGATCTCAAG TGGCAACGCCAAAACAGATAAAGGAATTGATGCAGGTGGACGGCCTCACCAACGACGAAGTGAAAAGCCATTTACAA AAGTACAGGCTTCACGTTCGAAAATTGGCCCCGCAGGAAGGTTCAAGCGGCGAGGGGTGGATACCGGGAGAACACGACGGCGAGCACCACTCAAAGACAAGTGGTACACAGGCGGGATCTCCAGATGGGCCACTCCAGGGCGGTGGGTCTGGAAAAGCTCTGTCCATAACCGAAGGGGAGAGTATggaaggggaagaagatgcGAAATCGGACGGCCATAGTTGGAAGGGAAGGATTCAGAAACATGGAGATGTGTGA
- the LOC111803136 gene encoding protein misato homolog 1 isoform X1, translating to MREVVTVQVGEFANFVGSHFWNFQDELIGLAADPLGDAVFKNQHLNMDVLYRSGETQQGVLTYTPRLVSVGFKGGLGSVSARGTLYNDDADTPSNIVTWRGNVATQHTESRKKNLFLQSLSEEEQENVVSGQSSGRGEIEDKDIVECLEKDVTFWTDFSKVHYHPQSLYQLNGLWMDVQEFDNYGIGKESLSWSSQGEEIDERLRFFVEECDHIQGFQFIVDDSGGFSAIAGDFLESVADEYSNTPVLLYSVRSPSSSNMLRENKKQIVSRNLHDAVSFARLSSFCQLYVPVGLPSLSRSKATTHLCIDDQKPYHCSAVYAAALHSIGLPLRMEAHGATTDSNYVSGAVHINDLVRMLAGQGRQNMVAILDVAMPAPSVFGKHLGQSFLENLQPLTPEVTEDAEDLQALEYMAVHGVFGSGGDRASVSEVKDEICAAYEGETVKPMHCHLSTAQCPLPIPLPFPSIFGNLISQHGQLLTTPISGALSRGSLDVHSIPIAARLRSSSAILPFLERRLTNLLRHGTVQGSSASPLLRSWGFGREEVEDMGESLSKMVLALNPHSLSSSDSD from the exons ATGAGGGAAGTCGTGACTGTTCAAGTTGGAGAATTTGCGAACTTCGTTGGTTCTCATTTCTGGAACTTTCAG GATGAGTTGATTGGCCTGGCTGCGGACCCTCTTGGAGATGCTGTGTTTAAGAATCAACATCTTAATATGGACGTACTCTACCGTTCTGGTGAGACACAACAG GGTGTACTTACGTATACTCCACGCCTAGTTTCAGTTGGCTTTAAAG GAGGCTTAGGATCTGTAAGTGCACGTGGCACTCTATATAATGATGATGCGGATACACCATCTAATATTGTCACATG GCGTGGTAATGTTGCCACTCAGCATACTGAATCACGTAAGAAAAACTTGTTCTTGCAAAGTTTATCTGAAGAAGAGCAGGAGAACGTAGTAAGTGGTCAAAGTAGTGGTCGGGGAGAAATTGAGGACAAGGATATAGTTGAATGCCTAGAAAAAGATGTCACCTTTTGGACAGACTTCTCTAAGGTTCACTACCACCCTCAAAGCTTATATCAATTAAATGGATTATGGATGGACGTTCAGGAGTTCGACAATTATGGAATTGGAAAAGAATCTCTCTCTTGGAGTTCGCAAGGTGAAGAAATCGATGAGAGGCTTCGTTTTTTTGTGGAGGAATGTGACCATATCCAA GGTTTTCAGTTCATAGTTGATGACTCAGGAGGTTTTTCGGCAATAGCTGGGGATTTTCTCGAGAGCGTTGCAGATGAATATTCAAACACCCCAGTTTTACTTTATAGTGTTCGAAGTCCTAGCTCTTCTAACATGCTTCGTGAAAATAAGAAGCAGATAGTTTCTAGAAATCTCCATGATGCAGTTTCATTTGCAAGACTATCATCTTTTTGTCAGCTTTATGTGCCAGTTGGTTTGCCAAGTTTGAGCAGAA GCAAAGCTACCACGCATCTCTGCATTGATGACCAGAAGCCTTACCACTGTAGTGCTGTATATGCTGCTGCTTTACACTCCATTGGTCTTCCTTTACGAATGGAAGCCCATGGTGCAACCACAGATTCAAATTATGTTTCCGGTGCAGTTCATATCAATGACTTGGTAAGGATGTTAGCTGGGCAAGGTAGGCAAAATATGGTGGCCATTTTGGATGTTGCTATGCCGGCGCCCTCTGTCTTTG GAAAACATTTGGGCCAATCATTCTTGGAAAATTTGCAGCCCTTGACACCCGAGGTAACAGAAGATGCAGAAGATTTGCAGGCATTGGAATACATGGCCGTGCATGGAGTGTTTGGATCGG GAGGGGACCGGGCTTCAGTCTCCGAAGTAAAGGATGAAATTTGTGCTGCTTATGAAGGGGAAACAGTAAAGCCAATGCACTGCCATCTATCAACAGCTCAATGTCCTCTGCCTATACCCTTGCCTTTCCCTTCAATCTTTGGAAATCTGATTAGCCAACATGGTCAATTGTTGACCACTCCAATCTCGGGTGCTTTGTCAAGGGGATCCCTTGACGTGCATTCCATTCCCATTGCAGCTCGGCTACGTTCTAGCAGTGCTATACTGCCATTTTTAGAGAGAAGATTAACAAATCTTCTAAGACATGGAACGGTACAAGGATCGTCTGCGTCCCCATTGCTTAGAAGTTGGGGGTTTGGAAGAGAGGAAGTAGAAGACATGGGAGAATCACTTTCAAAAATGGTTTTGGCGCTAAATCCACATTCACTATCCTCGTCTGATTCTGATTGA
- the LOC111803136 gene encoding protein misato homolog 1 isoform X2, with translation MLCLRINILIWTYSTVLGVLTYTPRLVSVGFKGGLGSVSARGTLYNDDADTPSNIVTWRGNVATQHTESRKKNLFLQSLSEEEQENVVSGQSSGRGEIEDKDIVECLEKDVTFWTDFSKVHYHPQSLYQLNGLWMDVQEFDNYGIGKESLSWSSQGEEIDERLRFFVEECDHIQGFQFIVDDSGGFSAIAGDFLESVADEYSNTPVLLYSVRSPSSSNMLRENKKQIVSRNLHDAVSFARLSSFCQLYVPVGLPSLSRSKATTHLCIDDQKPYHCSAVYAAALHSIGLPLRMEAHGATTDSNYVSGAVHINDLVRMLAGQGRQNMVAILDVAMPAPSVFGKHLGQSFLENLQPLTPEVTEDAEDLQALEYMAVHGVFGSGGDRASVSEVKDEICAAYEGETVKPMHCHLSTAQCPLPIPLPFPSIFGNLISQHGQLLTTPISGALSRGSLDVHSIPIAARLRSSSAILPFLERRLTNLLRHGTVQGSSASPLLRSWGFGREEVEDMGESLSKMVLALNPHSLSSSDSD, from the exons ATGCTGTGTTTAAGAATCAACATCTTAATATGGACGTACTCTACCGTTCTG GGTGTACTTACGTATACTCCACGCCTAGTTTCAGTTGGCTTTAAAG GAGGCTTAGGATCTGTAAGTGCACGTGGCACTCTATATAATGATGATGCGGATACACCATCTAATATTGTCACATG GCGTGGTAATGTTGCCACTCAGCATACTGAATCACGTAAGAAAAACTTGTTCTTGCAAAGTTTATCTGAAGAAGAGCAGGAGAACGTAGTAAGTGGTCAAAGTAGTGGTCGGGGAGAAATTGAGGACAAGGATATAGTTGAATGCCTAGAAAAAGATGTCACCTTTTGGACAGACTTCTCTAAGGTTCACTACCACCCTCAAAGCTTATATCAATTAAATGGATTATGGATGGACGTTCAGGAGTTCGACAATTATGGAATTGGAAAAGAATCTCTCTCTTGGAGTTCGCAAGGTGAAGAAATCGATGAGAGGCTTCGTTTTTTTGTGGAGGAATGTGACCATATCCAA GGTTTTCAGTTCATAGTTGATGACTCAGGAGGTTTTTCGGCAATAGCTGGGGATTTTCTCGAGAGCGTTGCAGATGAATATTCAAACACCCCAGTTTTACTTTATAGTGTTCGAAGTCCTAGCTCTTCTAACATGCTTCGTGAAAATAAGAAGCAGATAGTTTCTAGAAATCTCCATGATGCAGTTTCATTTGCAAGACTATCATCTTTTTGTCAGCTTTATGTGCCAGTTGGTTTGCCAAGTTTGAGCAGAA GCAAAGCTACCACGCATCTCTGCATTGATGACCAGAAGCCTTACCACTGTAGTGCTGTATATGCTGCTGCTTTACACTCCATTGGTCTTCCTTTACGAATGGAAGCCCATGGTGCAACCACAGATTCAAATTATGTTTCCGGTGCAGTTCATATCAATGACTTGGTAAGGATGTTAGCTGGGCAAGGTAGGCAAAATATGGTGGCCATTTTGGATGTTGCTATGCCGGCGCCCTCTGTCTTTG GAAAACATTTGGGCCAATCATTCTTGGAAAATTTGCAGCCCTTGACACCCGAGGTAACAGAAGATGCAGAAGATTTGCAGGCATTGGAATACATGGCCGTGCATGGAGTGTTTGGATCGG GAGGGGACCGGGCTTCAGTCTCCGAAGTAAAGGATGAAATTTGTGCTGCTTATGAAGGGGAAACAGTAAAGCCAATGCACTGCCATCTATCAACAGCTCAATGTCCTCTGCCTATACCCTTGCCTTTCCCTTCAATCTTTGGAAATCTGATTAGCCAACATGGTCAATTGTTGACCACTCCAATCTCGGGTGCTTTGTCAAGGGGATCCCTTGACGTGCATTCCATTCCCATTGCAGCTCGGCTACGTTCTAGCAGTGCTATACTGCCATTTTTAGAGAGAAGATTAACAAATCTTCTAAGACATGGAACGGTACAAGGATCGTCTGCGTCCCCATTGCTTAGAAGTTGGGGGTTTGGAAGAGAGGAAGTAGAAGACATGGGAGAATCACTTTCAAAAATGGTTTTGGCGCTAAATCCACATTCACTATCCTCGTCTGATTCTGATTGA